A stretch of the Crocinitomicaceae bacterium genome encodes the following:
- the priA gene encoding primosomal protein N' → MSERQTYFTDVIIPLSIPRTYTYRVPFELNLHIETGKRVIVQFGKGKYYTGIVERVHEEIPKDYQAKLIEGILDDQPIVTGEQFKLWRWMSEYYMASIGDVMNAALPANFKLASETKISLHPEFDRDDESLSEQELIIAEALQVQDSITLKEISELVKLKTVQPLVKRLIEKKVAVVSEELNARYSPKYEVFIEISEHIQTSEKLEHLLNELEANRKNEKQVNALLKVVELTQWNEGKQNPVTKKIILESGIGESSLLTLEKKGILVVFNAEVTRLKPKLTESKEVKTLSDSQQKALDEIKHHFTEKEVVLLHGVTSSGKTEIYVSLIQEQLEKGKQVLFLLPEIALTTQLINRLQYYFGDLVGVYHSRFNQNERIEIWHEVLKNGGRFRIILGARSAVFLPFQNLGLIIVDEEHENSFKQFDPSPRYNARDTAILLAQLNQAKVLLGSATPSIETYFNATEGRYGLVELHERFGGVKMPEILCADLEKEVKQKTMKSHFSSFLLEQMEEAFKNNEQIILFQNRRGYAPQWMCELCGWTPECKNCDVSLTYHKSSNALKCHYCGYFITPPASCGHCGSKKLKMVGFGTEKIEDELAVFFPKISIKRMDHDSTRAKDAYQKIISSFENRETDVLIGTQMVTKGLDFDNVGLVGILSADQMMHYPDFRAFERSFQLMSQVAGRAGRKAKRGKVIIQSYNPHHWIIRKVMEHDFQGMYKQEILERKNFNYPPFFRIIQLSLKHKNKDTLEAGASTLAESLKETFAERVLGPEIPAIAKVRNFYLKDITIKFERNASPKKVKDVIYQKLEQFLSKHDFRSVRVDIDVDPQ, encoded by the coding sequence GTGAGTGAGAGACAAACATATTTTACGGATGTAATTATTCCTCTTAGCATTCCGCGCACATATACTTATCGCGTTCCGTTTGAACTTAATTTGCACATTGAAACCGGCAAAAGGGTGATTGTACAATTTGGCAAAGGAAAATACTATACCGGAATTGTTGAACGTGTACATGAAGAAATCCCTAAAGATTATCAAGCCAAGTTAATTGAAGGAATTTTAGATGATCAACCCATTGTAACCGGTGAACAATTCAAGCTCTGGCGATGGATGAGTGAATACTACATGGCCTCCATTGGCGATGTAATGAATGCAGCCCTGCCGGCCAACTTCAAACTGGCAAGTGAAACAAAAATAAGTTTGCATCCTGAATTTGACCGTGATGATGAAAGCCTTTCTGAACAAGAGTTAATCATTGCTGAAGCTCTTCAAGTGCAAGACAGCATAACCTTGAAAGAAATAAGCGAATTGGTTAAATTAAAAACTGTTCAACCACTAGTCAAAAGACTCATTGAAAAAAAAGTGGCTGTAGTTTCTGAAGAACTCAACGCACGATATTCTCCAAAATATGAAGTATTCATTGAAATTTCAGAACACATTCAGACCTCTGAAAAACTTGAACACTTGTTGAATGAATTGGAAGCAAATCGCAAGAATGAGAAACAAGTGAATGCCCTGTTAAAGGTAGTTGAACTCACGCAATGGAATGAGGGAAAACAAAATCCGGTTACAAAAAAAATAATACTTGAATCAGGCATCGGAGAATCAAGTCTGCTTACTCTTGAGAAAAAAGGAATCCTTGTTGTTTTTAATGCTGAAGTGACTCGACTCAAACCAAAATTGACCGAGTCAAAAGAGGTGAAAACATTATCCGATTCTCAACAAAAAGCGCTTGATGAAATTAAACATCACTTTACTGAAAAAGAGGTGGTGTTACTTCATGGTGTAACCTCATCAGGTAAAACTGAAATTTATGTCAGCCTTATTCAAGAGCAATTAGAAAAAGGAAAACAGGTTTTGTTTCTGTTGCCGGAAATTGCATTAACTACGCAACTCATCAATAGACTCCAATATTATTTTGGTGATTTGGTTGGCGTATATCATAGTCGCTTTAATCAAAATGAGCGCATTGAAATTTGGCATGAAGTTTTAAAAAATGGAGGAAGATTCAGAATAATTCTTGGCGCACGCAGTGCCGTATTTTTACCTTTTCAAAATCTGGGATTAATTATCGTAGATGAAGAGCATGAAAATTCATTCAAACAATTTGATCCATCACCAAGATATAATGCACGTGACACGGCTATATTGCTGGCACAACTGAATCAGGCAAAAGTATTGCTTGGCTCTGCTACACCTTCTATTGAAACTTACTTTAACGCCACCGAAGGCCGATATGGTTTGGTAGAATTGCATGAACGTTTTGGCGGTGTGAAAATGCCTGAAATTTTATGCGCTGATTTAGAAAAAGAGGTCAAGCAAAAAACCATGAAATCACACTTCTCTTCTTTTTTACTTGAACAGATGGAGGAAGCTTTCAAAAATAATGAGCAGATAATTCTGTTTCAAAACAGACGCGGTTATGCCCCGCAATGGATGTGTGAACTTTGCGGCTGGACTCCTGAATGCAAAAATTGTGATGTCTCACTCACCTATCATAAATCCAGCAATGCGTTGAAATGTCATTATTGCGGATACTTTATTACACCGCCCGCTTCATGTGGTCATTGCGGAAGTAAGAAATTAAAAATGGTAGGATTTGGCACAGAAAAAATTGAAGATGAACTGGCTGTTTTCTTTCCGAAAATTTCAATCAAACGCATGGATCATGATTCTACCAGAGCCAAGGATGCTTACCAGAAAATTATTTCTTCATTTGAAAATCGTGAAACTGATGTGTTGATTGGAACACAAATGGTAACCAAAGGACTTGACTTTGATAATGTTGGTCTGGTTGGTATTCTCAGTGCTGATCAAATGATGCATTACCCTGACTTCAGAGCGTTTGAACGATCATTCCAACTCATGTCACAAGTTGCAGGTCGTGCTGGTAGAAAAGCTAAACGTGGAAAGGTGATTATTCAAAGTTATAACCCGCATCACTGGATCATTCGTAAAGTGATGGAGCATGATTTTCAAGGAATGTATAAACAAGAAATACTTGAAAGAAAAAATTTTAATTATCCTCCCTTTTTCAGAATCATTCAACTAAGTTTGAAACACAAAAATAAAGATACCCTTGAGGCAGGTGCTTCAACGCTGGCTGAAAGTTTGAAAGAAACTTTTGCTGAGCGCGTGCTGGGACCGGAAATTCCGGCCATTGCCAAGGTGCGGAATTTTTATTTGAAAGATATTACTATTAAATTTGAACGCAACGCGTCACCCAAAAAAGTGAAAGATGTCATATACCAAAAGCTTGAACAATTTTTAAGCAAGCATGATTTCAGATCGGTACGCGTAGATATTGATGTAGATCCGCAATGA
- a CDS encoding outer membrane beta-barrel protein: MKKFFTVIMATAALTFGFNTGATAQVEQGNMIVDLYYGFPNFSKTLWKVLEDDSSNANTKATGIGSLGGRFEYMIADNLGFGVDINYLSNGFEYDYTSSVYDTTTSTFVNQTYHVTYTKQKLRIMARLNYHFVQTDVVDAYVGFGAGYKHKINKFTSTNPNDSESELEAGLNLVPVSIRICLGTRFFFTENIGINMELGAGGGPLLSGGLSLKF, translated from the coding sequence ATGAAGAAATTTTTCACTGTGATCATGGCTACTGCTGCCCTGACATTCGGTTTCAACACCGGCGCAACTGCTCAGGTGGAGCAGGGGAATATGATTGTAGATTTGTACTACGGTTTCCCTAATTTTAGTAAAACATTATGGAAAGTATTGGAAGATGATTCTTCAAATGCTAATACAAAAGCAACAGGTATTGGTTCGCTGGGAGGTCGTTTTGAGTATATGATAGCTGATAATCTCGGATTTGGTGTAGATATCAACTACTTGTCAAATGGATTTGAGTATGATTATACATCTAGCGTATATGATACTACAACAAGTACGTTTGTAAATCAAACTTATCATGTTACATACACCAAACAGAAATTAAGAATTATGGCGCGTTTGAATTATCACTTTGTTCAAACAGATGTAGTGGATGCGTATGTTGGATTTGGTGCAGGTTACAAACACAAAATCAATAAATTCACCAGTACAAATCCAAATGATTCTGAAAGTGAATTAGAAGCAGGCCTGAATTTAGTACCGGTTTCTATTCGTATTTGTTTAGGAACAAGATTTTTCTTCACTGAAAATATTGGAATAAACATGGAGCTTGGAGCAGGCGGAGGTCCACTATTATCAGGTGGTTTATCTCTGAAGTTCTAA